The following coding sequences lie in one Apium graveolens cultivar Ventura chromosome 3, ASM990537v1, whole genome shotgun sequence genomic window:
- the LOC141714257 gene encoding uncharacterized protein LOC141714257, which translates to MQEEIAKMRTLMRNQAGFETVSESPLSLVLEKARIDRTLKTPALDHFDGSSDPLAFLNTFDGRMAFFGHSEIARCQFFSTCLQGTALRWYSNLPPRSIDSWTTLKSKFQARFSSNYKGIKVTASLMTMHQHSGESLRSFLTRFREEIAEIPDLIEQMAVNFLTAGIDKSRHGLLLEEIFEKRPKTLQAAFQIIEHRMMLQEAVSCIQSPRRSSKYERRRSYSPRSPARERRRERRRSPPPRTSDLPPRDRRERDWQPHNRSEKEFTKLNTEKTTILAVLKTEPDYRPPRPMKPGRPPSSRYCEYHEDTGHTTEQCFQLSNLIEGKIRRGQLVHYVQHDDEPRRHHRGENDRVIDVIFGGVAAGGLSHNSRKIYAREVFNVNPSTAKCPRVNPSPVISFSDDDYRPGLIEGHQDALVITTRVGNNTVKKMLVDNGSSVDVLYHHAFSRMDIGDRRLENSRTPLYGFTGNEVHVVGTIDMPLLFGSPPLSDLENGQIPCD; encoded by the coding sequence ATGCAGGAGGAAATCGCAAAGATGCGTACCTTGATGAGAAATCAGGCAGGGTTTGAAACCGTTTCTGAGAGCCCCCTATCATTAGTGCTTGAGAAGGCGCGCATCGACAGGACGTTGAAAACGCCTGCTCTCGATCATTTCGACGGATCCTCGGACCCGTTAGCATTTCTAAATACATTTGATGGTCGCATGGCTTTCTTCGGCCACTCGGAGATCGCTAGGTGTCAGTTCTTCTCTACTTGCCTTCAAGGCACGGCTCTCCGATGGTACAGTAACTTGCCACCTCGGTCAATCGACTCGTGGACAACTCTGAAAAGCAAGTTTCAAGCCCGATTTTCCAGCAActacaaaggaatcaaagttacTGCATCCTTGATGACAATGCATCAACACTCCGGCGAAAGTCTCAGGAGTTTTCTAACCCGGTTCAGAGAAGAGATAGCAGAAATTCCAGACTTAATAGAACAGATGGCAGTCAACTTCCTGACAGCGGGCATCGATAAGTCTAGGCATGGCCTCCTTTTAGAAGAGATCTTTGAAAAAAGGCCGAAAACACTACAGGCTGCGTTCCAGATTATAGAACACCGCATGATGCTTCAAGAAGCGGTAAGCTGTATACAATCTCCACGGAGGTCGTCAAAGTACGAACGACGCCGAAGCTACAGTCCACGATCCCCTGCGAGGGAAAGGCGCCGAGAGCGACGTAGGTCGCCCCCGCCTCGCACATCAGACCTTCCCCCGAGGGATAGAAGAGAAAGGGATTGGCAGCCCCACAATCGATCTGAAAAAGAGTTCACTAAACTCAACACTGAGAAAACGACAATTTTGGCGGTGTTGAAAACGGAACCAGACTATCGCCCTCCAAGACCCATGAAACCAGGAAGACCCCCAAGCTCCAGATATTGTGAATATCATGAAGACACCGGCCATACAACAGAGCAATGTTTTCAACTTAGCAATCTCATCGAAGGAAAAATTCGTCGAGGGCAACTAGTCCACTATGTGCAACACGATGATGAACCCAGACGTCACCATCGAGGCGAAAACGACCGTGTAATCGACGTTATTTTTGGCGGCGTAGCCGCCGGGGGCCTCTCCCACAACTCTCGCAAGATTTATGCTCGAGAAGTCTTTAATGTCAATCCCTCGACAGCTAAATGCCCTCGAGTGAATCCCTCCCCCGTCATCTCTTTCTCTGACGACGATTATCGTCCCGGTCTCATCGAAGGCCATCAAGATGCTCTCGTCATCACAACACGTGTGGGAAACAATACGGTTAAGAAAATGTTGGTCGATAATGGTAGCTCCGTCGACGTGTTATATCACCATGCTTTTTCCCGAATGGACATAGGAGATCGAAGACTCGAAAACTCCCGAACCCCGCTATACGGGTTCACAGGCAATGAGGTTCACGTTGTAGGAACCATCGATATGCCATTGCTTTTCGGTTCCCCCCCCCTGTCAGATTTGGAAAATGGTCAAATTCCATGTGATTAG